In Artemia franciscana chromosome 4, ASM3288406v1, whole genome shotgun sequence, a single window of DNA contains:
- the LOC136026051 gene encoding Fanconi anemia group J protein homolog, producing MTSQSEVVGTPPQVGMQFRIGGKAINSPVKLYGVQHAAMNRIIAALENSEHALIESPTGTGKTLSLLCSVLAWQTDKKSKVELDQKEAWISYTSACQEIEFSETKISRVDQLSRSDLVVDEPKCEVAADIPVKKSPDTPDASGVSVCSKYGKLEFMDDDDDDFKETKSFRRISTPIISKYGERHLTLPFKNDNKPNIKEHGQKNVNNIEDSQIAKAKEELDAKLKSSRVPRVFYAVRTHRQAAQACKELKRTVYRRLPMTTLSSREHTCVNPIVSRSSNKTAECEKLLDPIEGAGCIYKINQPFRLGSFSALESAGLDEGWDIEDLVRLGRKVKACPYFAARDYAKVANLIFCPYNYILDYRIRESMQIQINGDIVIFDEAHNLEDACREAVSGTLLKESFEHAIKECKNLSGYYKKDAHIFTSASELCNVVITFLSLYACNIQMSPDSPKHFLNIPTEDFTRYFQTRALKKEVMVDIKSKLQKWVANSKEPDNKTDYLVRMTVPSVQIIEEFTSLFCFVFDNQKDYRISVKKEIKKNEQGATVLGESLNIWCLNPAVCFQELAKNAKTIILASGTLSPLDSFQSELGTSFKHVYEASHVIPKNQMWVGSVGFGPSGTPLKATYEFTSQFVFQDDLGKLVLDVCKVIPHGILMFVPSYTLMRKLIERWEQTGLIDEIREYKSIFNEPSSSDQMTRTMQEYYDCVNDDIGALLIAVFRGKASEGMDFADDRARAVICVGIPYPNVADPIVKLKREYNDKESKLPGSIKLNGSRWYEIQAFRALNQAIGRCLRHKNDWGAILLVDQRWNHNYSRCVSKWARDVLVSHSTYAQMRASLEYFASSGINC from the coding sequence ATGACAAGTCAAAGTGAAGTGGTAGGAACACCCCCGCAAGTTGGTATGCAGTTTAGGATTGGTGGAAAAGCTATAAACTCTCCTGTGAAATTATATGGTGTTCAGCATGCTGCAATGAACAGAATAATAGCAGCACTTGAAAACTCTGAACATGCTTTAATCGAATCTCCAACGGGTACTGGTAAGACTTTGTCTCTGCTATGTAGTGTATTAGCATGGCAGACTGATAAGAAATCAAAAGTGGAACTTGATCAAAAAGAGGCATGGATATCATATACAAGTGCTTGCCAAGAGATTGAATTCtctgaaacaaaaatttcgCGCGTAGACCAACTTTCACGCTCAGATTTGGTTGTAGATGAGCCCAAATGTGAGGTTGCTGCAGACATACCTGTTAAGAAATCCCCTGACACTCCTGATGCCTCTGGTGTTTCCGTTTGCTCCAAATATGGGAAGCTAGAGTTTAtggatgatgatgatgatgattttaAGGAAACTAAATCTTTTAGAAGAATCTCAACACctataatttcaaaatatggtGAGAGACATTTAACTTTGCCATTCAAAAACGATAATAAGCCAAACATAAAAGAACATGGTCAGAAAAATGTAAACAATATTGAGGACAGTCAGATTGCTAAAGCAAAAGAAGAATTAGATGCCAAACTCAAGTCTAGTCGAGTGCCTAGAGTTTTTTATGCCGTCCGAACTCACAGGCAAGCTGCTCAAGCATGCAAAGAGCTGAAGCGCACAGTATATAGACGTTTGCCAATGACAACTCTTTCTAGCAGAGAGCATACGTGTGTCAACCCAATAGTCTCCAGGTCTTCTAACAAAACAGCAGAGTGTGAAAAACTTCTTGACCCCATTGAAGGTGCGGGctgtatttataaaattaatcaGCCATTTAGACTTGGAAGTTTCAGTGCCCTTGAATCAGCTGGCCTTGATGAAGGCTGGGATATTGAAGACCTTGTACGTCTAGGAAGGAAGGTCAAGGCATGTCCCTATTTTGCTGCAAGGGACTATGCAAAAGTTGcaaatcttattttttgtcCTTACAATTACATCCTTGACTATAGAATCCGAGAATCAATGCAAATTCAAATCAATGGGGACATCGTTATTTTTGATGAAGCTCATAACCTTGAAGATGCCTGTAGAGAAGCAGTTAGTGGAACACTTCTTAAAGAATCTTTTGAACACGCTATTAAAGAGTGTAAAAATCTGAGTGGGTATTACAAGAAAGATGCACATATTTTTACCAGTGCTAGTGAGCTCTGCAATGTCGTGATTACCTTTTTAAGTCTTTATGCTTGTAACATCCAGATGTCTCCAGACTCCCCAAAACATTTCTTAAACATTCCAACCGAAGATTTTACCAGATATTTTCAGACTCGTGCACTGAAAAAGGAAGTGATGGTAGACATAAAAAGTAAGCTTCAGAAATGGGTTGCAAACTCCAAGGAACCAGATAATAAAACAGATTATTTAGTGCGAATGACTGTTCCATCTGTACAAATTATAGAAGAATTCACCagcttattttgttttgtatttgacAATCAGAAAGATTATCGCATCAGCGTTAAGAAAGAGATCAAGAAAAATGAACAAGGAGCTACTGTCCTAGGTGAAAGCCTAAATATTTGGTGTTTAAACCCGGCTGTTTGTTTCCAAGAACTAGCCAAAAACGCAAAGACCATAATACTAGCTTCTGGGACTTTATCACCTCTAGATTCATTTCAGTCTGAACTTGGAACAAGCTTTAAGCATGTGTATGAAGCTAGTCATGTTATACCAAAAAATCAAATGTGGGTTGGAAGTGTTGGATTTGGACCAAGTGGGACACCTCTGAAAGCAACTTACGAGTTTACAAGTCAGTTTGTATTTCAAGATGATCTTGGAAAGTTGGTTCTTGATGTATGTAAAGTAATACCACATGGTATATTGATGTTTGTTCCTAGTTACACTCTAATGAGAAAGCTTATTGAGCGCTGGGAACAAACTGGGCTTATTGATGAGATCAGGGAGTATAAGTCTATTTTTAATGAACCAAGCTCGTCCGACCAAATGACAAGAACTATGCAAGAATATTATGATTGTGTGAATGATGATATTGGAGCTCTATTAATAGCAGTGTTTAGAGGGAAAGCGAGCGAGGGTATGGATTTTGCGGATGATAGAGCCAGAGCAGTTATATGCGTTGGGATCCCTTATCCAAACGTTGCTGACCCAATTGTTAAATTGAAACGTGAATATAATGATAAAGAGTCAAAACTTCCTGGTAGTATCAAGCTAAATGGATCTAGATGGTATGAAATACAAGCTTTTAGGGCTTTAAACCAGGCGATTGGTAGATGTTTACGTCATAAAAACGATTGGGGTGCCATTCTACTTGTTGATCAGCGTTGGAATCATAACTATAGTCGATGTGTCTCAAAATGGGCAAGAGATGTGCTTGTATCCCATAGTACATATGCTCAAATGAGAGCTTCTCTCGAATATTTCGCGTCCAGTGGTATCAATTgctga